In the Syntrophorhabdaceae bacterium genome, TGCGAAGCAGGCCGAGAAATACATGGCAAAATACGGTCTGCCCGACGACACGCCGACGCTCATCCTTTTCCTCGATCTCAAGGACAGCGATGTCTGCGGTGCAACCCTGGATAAGCTCCTGGAGCTCTATGCTTCATTGCCGCCGCGCCAGCAGGAGGATGCCAAGCGGAAGATCTCCATCGCCGCCATGGCTCACAAGGTCAAAGAGGTCCGCATAAAAGCCCAGGAAACACTCGAGGAACTGGAAGAGTAGAAAAACCGTCTCAAGTTTCACGTTTCAAGCAAAAGCCCCGGGCACCATCTGCACTGGTCAGCGATCGTTTTGCCATCACTATGATTTGTTGTTCTTTTGTCTTTTCCCTGAAACCGTTCTTATGCGTTCTCCATGACAAACCTTTGGTAGGAACGATCGTAGGAGGCCTCGCCCTCCTTTGAAAAGAAGCAGCCGGGAAGCTGTTTCTTGCTTCTGTGATACGCCACGCATTCGCAGCATTTTCCTTTACGCGAACAGGAATCATAGGTGCACGTGCAGGCGGCCCTGTTTTTCTCCATGGTGCATTCCATCTTACTCACCTCAGTGTGTATTTGACCAACAGTATATAAAGAAGGTTCCAGAGTTTCAAGGATTCGGGGATAGATACCGAAAAAGAGACGGGTAACGGGCAATAGGTCGCAGGAGCCTTCCCTTCCCGTTCGCTGCAGCCCGCCACCCGTCATTATTCTTGGCCCTTTTTTTCTCTTCCAGAAGTAATACTCCTGTGCAGTGAAAACATGTCAGGGGGAAACATGATGACAACAATCAAGATAGGTCGTCTCATACAATGTGTCATCGTCAAGGACCTGCCCGGCAGGGATGCCTACCTCGTCCTCGTCATGGGAACTGATCTGTTGGCCTATCTGCCCAAGAGGTATGCCAGCAGGGAATACAGACATGGGGAAGAAACGGTGGCCGCGGTGTTCTTGATGGGAAACGGCAGGGTCTTCCTGAGCCAGAGATCGCCGCAGTATTTCCGCCGCATCACGGAAGAGGCCCTTTCGCCCATCATACGCGATGGAAGGGTTCGGGTACGAAGGGCGGCCAGCGTGGTAAACGGCGCCTTTGCCAAGGTCTCCATCGAGGGCCTCAGAAATTACGATCCATTATCAGCTTCGCTTCCTTATCTCGATAAGGTGAAGTCATACACCACCGACACCATCACCATTGTCCGCTATAGCACGAACATGAAAGAATACATAGTCAATTCCCTCGTCCCGGCACCGGCGGATAAGGTGGTTCAGGTGCTCTATTCGCAGGGTCTTCGGGAAGCCGTAGTGAGGGTGGATCCCAGGTATTGCGGTTTCTTCGTCGGGAAAGGAGGCGCCAATGTTGCCACCGCCGCCAAGCTTCTCAACGTCAGGATCGTGATAAAGAGCGCCGAGGAGGAACCGGCAGGAAAGGAGGACGTTTATGCCGGTGCACGTTACTGACAGGACCGGTTTGGGCGCGAAGGGGTTTGTTATCATCATCATCACGTCTATCGCCTGTTGTGCTGTCACCGTTGCCGTCTATGACTTTTTCTTCGCGCAGAAGATAGTCGCCGTCGACCTCGTCTCCTCCATCACCCGCCACAAGGAGGACTACGTTGCGGGAAAGATCACCGCGGGTGAGCTCGTCGACAAGATTGAAAGCCTTGTCGGGCAGCTGGAGAAGAAAAAAAGAAATGAGATTCTTGTCCTCGAAGAGGCCGTTGCCGGAGACGTGAAACACCACGACCTCGGGTCCACGGGTACGAGAGATGAAGAACATGACCGTGACAGGTAACAGCAAGTGGGGCGCGGCGGGTTACCCACGTCTTGTCACCAGAAAGGACCGTTCAGGACAGGACATTCCGGAACTTGACATGTTCCGGCGAACACTTTACGCTATTGCGCCGCGACGGTCATGAGGTGTGCCGCGGCAGCCCGCCTGAGGGCGGCTCTATGGAACGGACGGAGGCGCGATGGACGAGAAGACCGGGAAATGCCCCCATTGCGGGGGGAGCAATATCGTACGCGGTGTAACGGTTGACCAGACAGCGGATGCGGGCAGAATAGGGCTTGCTTACAAAACCAAATTTGTGATCATGGGCACCGAGCAGTTCTTCGCCGATGTCTGTGACGACTGCGGCACCGTCGCCCGGATCTATGTGAAGAAAACGGGCAGGAACTGGTATGTGAAATAAAGGCAGGTGATGGGAAAGACCTCACTGCTGTCCAAAATAATCCCTTTCTCCAACGCCTGATCAGCCGCACCAACGGTCCGGGACAGTCAAAACCCCTGTTCCAAAACGAGGTTGGCCTCTTCCGCAGTTGGAGCTGGATCTCATACTGCCCGGTATTCAGGAAGCAAGGAGAATGACCAATTGACCAAATTCCAATAACCAAAAAAATAAATACAGGTGCCGCTTCTCCTCTGGTTGGTATTCTTTTCTTTCAGTCATTGGTGCATTGGTTATTGGTCATTCCGCTCTCCGTGGACTTTCGGAAGGAACATCTCGGGTCTGCCTGTCCGGTGCCATAAATCTATTTTGGACAGGTATGACCCATTACCCATTACTTCTCTTTCTTCAGAAACCCCCTGATGCTCTCCAGGTAGGTCTCGGGTTCCTCGAACATGGGGAGGTGTGCACTTTTCTCGAATATCTGCAGGGAAGAGTCGGGTACATGGGAACGATACCATTCCGTTGCCCCCGGCGTTGCTTCATCGTACCGGCCAGCCGTAAAAAAGGTGGGCACCCTGATCTCACGAAGCCGGGAGACGCGCTCGTAAGTCTTAAGGTTTCCCGTCGGGTGGAATTCGCTTGGTCCCCACATGATCCCGTAGATCTCCTGGTTTGACATGTTGAATGCCTGCAAAAGCCCGGGCGGCCATGGGTCAAGGCGGCACAGGTGGCGCTTGAGATATTCCCCCACGGCCTGTTCATATTCCTTTGAACCGGTTGTGCCTTCCCGTTCGTGGTGCCTGATCACCCGTCGTATCTGTAAAGGCATCTGGAGGATGAGGGCATCCGCATCTTCCACCCATCGCTTTACACTGAGGCAAGGGCTCGCGAGGATAAGGCTCTTTACCCCGGCAGGTTTCGTCAGCATGTAATCTACGGCGATCATGGTCCCCCAGGAGTGTCCGTAGAGGTGAATATCTTTCAGTTTCAGGGCCGCCCTGACGCGGGAGAGTTCCTCGACGAACCTTTCGATGCGCCACAGCGTCCTGTCGGCGGGGCGGTCCGACCTGCCGGAGCCTAGCTGGTCATAGAAGATGACGGGCCGGTCCACGGCAAGTTTCTCGAGGGGCTTGAGATAATCACTGGCGCTGCCCGGCCCCCCGTGAAGAAGAATGACGGGGGTTTCGTTGCCGGAGCCGACGATGCGGTACCATACCCTGCCGCCGGTGACCTCGACGAACCCTTCACGCTCGGTGAGGACATCGGCGGCAGGGCATGCGGCAAGGCACAAGACGGCGAGAAGGATGAGCCATACCGCAAAGGCCTTTCTCATATATGGTCTGCCCCGTGTCCTCAAGCGACCCATCGTCTCCTCCTTTTGTCGGCCACTCGTGCCCGTTATGCTTCTTATACCGGTTCTGTCAGTTTCGTGTCAAGAACGCAAACCGTCGGCACCGGTTCCTTGCTTTTTGACCACCCCTCATGGTAATCTTGCCCGTCCGCTTAAAATTCGTATTTTCTTCAGGAGGCACTATGGGATTACGCTACGACGAGGTGAACGATCATGTCATGGATCTGCTCAAAGAGGTGAGATCACAGGACTTTCCCGAATTGGTGAATGCAAAGATAAAGGTCCTCTTTGACCTGAAAAAAAGAAAATCCGGCGGCATGGTTGTCCTCGCACGGATCATCAAGACGAACGACCTTGTTCGCCATCTCACCAGGAACGGTGTCGATATCATCGAAGGATATGATTATATCATCACCCTCGACAAGAAATGCTGGGACAACATCACCGATCTCGACAGAGTAAAGATACTGCGCCATGAACTGAGGCACACCTTCTTCGACATAGAGGTCGACGACAACCCGTACAAACTTCTCAATCACAGCATCTCCGACTTCTACGAGGAGGTTGAACTCAACAAGAACGACCCCCGCTGGCGCGAGCGCGTGGCCACTCTCACAGAGGACATCTACGAACAGGAAAAAGAGGCCCGCACGGAGAAGAAAAGGAAAAAGACGAGAGAATAAGGGATTTAAAAAACCGTCTCACACCGCCCCGTCGTTGAGGGGACTGAAAGAGAAAGCTAGCGGCCTGACCCCGGGACCAGCCAGGGTCAGGCCGCATTTTTGCACAATGTTATCCTTCGTAACTTCGAGTTGTAATCATCCCATGACATCGGTACCGCTAAGGTTGTATAATATAGCCGTGCCTCACGAATCGCACTGATTGAACCGCAATAAACCAACACAGGAGGATATACTCTTATGATGTACTCGCAGGAAGTGGAGAAGATGTGCTCCGTGACCAAGGGAGCGAACCATGGCCCCGCGGCGATACCGCAGGAAGGCAAGTGGACACAGGTAAAGGAAGTTAAGGATATATGCGCTTTTACGCACGGGATAGGGTGGTGCGCGCCGCAGCAGGGGGCCTGCAAGTTGACCCTCAATGTCAAGGACGGGATCATCGAAGAGGCATTGGTGGAGGCGATTGGTTGCTCGGGCATGACCCACTCTGCCGCCATGTGTGCCGAGATCTTGCCCGGGAAAACGATACTTGAGGCGTTGAATACGGACCTTGTGTGCGATGCTATCAATACGGCAATGAGGGAACTTTTCCTCCAGATAGTCTACGGGAGAAGCCAGTCCGCCTTTTCCGAAGGCGGACTGGCGATAGGCGCCGGGCTTGAGGACCTCGGGAAGGGACTGCGGAGCCAGGTGGCCACGATGTACGGCACAGTGGCCAAGGGGCCCAGGTACCTGGAAATGGCCGAGGGCTACGTGAGGAAGATCGCCCTCGATGAGAACAGCGAAATAATCGGCTACGAATTCGTGAGCCTGGGAAGAATGATGGAGATGATAGCCAAGGGCATGGATGCCAACGAGGCCCTTCAGAAGGCTTCCGGAAAATACGGAAGGGTTGACGAAGCCGTGAAGTTGATCGACCCGAGACATGAATAAGGAGGGATGACGATATGGCACTTTTCGAGAACTACGACAGAAGGATCGGGCTGATCAACGCCACGCTGAATAAATACGGCATCACATCTATCGAGGAAGCGAAGAAGATCTGTGACAGCAAGGGCGTGGATCCATACAAGATCGCAAAGGAAACCCAGCCGATATGCTTTGAGAATGTTGGCTGGGCTTACATCGTCGGCGCATCCATAGCCATTAAGAGGGGCTGCACGAAAGCGGCGGATGCCGCCGAGGCCATCGGTGAAGGGCTGCAGGCATTCTGCATTCCCGGCTCCGTTGCAGATGACAGAAAAGTTGGCCTGGGACACGGGAACCTGGCTGCCATGCTTTTGAGGGAAGACACCAGATGTTTCGCATTTCTCGCGGGACACGAGTCGTTTGCCGCCGCCGAAGGCGCTATCGGCATTGCCAAGTCGGCAAACAAGGTGAGGCACCAGCCCCTGCAGGTTGTCCTGAACGGGCTCGGGAAGGACGCGGCACAGATCATCTCCCGGATAAACGGGTTCACCTACGTGAGAACGAAATTCGATTACCATTCGGGAAAGCTCGAGATCGTGGAAAGCCGGCCCTATTCAAAAGGTGACAAGGCGGCGGTGAGATGCTACGGCGCCGATGACGTCCGTGAGGGTGTCGCCATTATGCACCATGAAAAAGTGGATGTTTCCATCACCGGGAATTCAACGAATCCGACGCGCTTCCAGCACCCCGTCGCAGGCACATACAAAAAAGAGTGCAACGGGGCGAACCGGAAATATTTCTCAGTCGCTTCGGGAGGCGGCACGGGCAGGACCCTCCATCCCGACAACATGGCCGCGGGCCCGGCTTCATACGGCATGACGGACACGATGGGCCGGATGCACTCCGACGCGCAGTTCGCAGGTTCATCGTCGGTGCCGGCGCATGTGGAGATGATGGGTTTTCTCGGCATGGGCAACAACCCCATGGTAGGCGCAACCGTCGCGGTGGCGGTGGCGGTAGAACAGGCGGGGAAGTAATGGGACAGGCCATGGGTAACGGGTGATGGGGGAGAGCCCCTTAGCTTTGGAAGGTTCTGGGGTTAAGGGGCGATGCCGTGACAATAATGTGACAGGTCCTTCAGGAATTGTTCGCGGCTTGCGAAGCGGATGGCTTTCATGCCTGACAGGCGGGCCCTTTCGCAGTGGTCTTCGCTGTCGTCGATGAAGAGCATGCGCTCCGGCGCTGCCTGAAGACGGGAGATGGTGTCGGTGAAGTGCGTGGGATCCATCTTGCATTTACCGAGATGGTAGCTGTTGAAGACGATGTCGAAGTGTTTGAAGAAAGCGTGGATTTCGTTGAGTTCGTCAAGCCAGTTGGTCTGGTCGCTGAGGATGACGGCGGGGATTCCCGATGCTTTGAGTCTTTTTGCGATGTCGAGCATCCAGGGCCTCGGGGTGAACCGGGAGAGGATCTCGTTTCGGAATTCATAGTCGCTGCCCGTTATCCCCGTTCTGTCCCGTATTGCCTGCCAGTAAGTGTGTTCATCGGCCTGGCCCGTGATGTATCCTGTGGTGTGTATGAGTTCGCGGGCCAGGCCGATGAAATCCATTTCGTTGAGTCCGTTCCTTGCCGCGATGGCGCCAAGCCCCTTTGCAAATCCTTCGTCGGCCAGAACACCCCCGAAATCAAAAAGCACTACATCCAGGTCACATGTGCCAGAGGTCATAGTTTCCCATCCTCTCCGGTTGATAGACGATCTCCTTTACCGGTATCCCTTAATCCCTGCGGAAACCTTCCATTCGACCGCATCCCCTTCCCGGCAGCCGCGGCACGCTGCCTTCCTTATTTCTTTGCCGATACCTGAAGCTGAATTCCCGTCTTTCCCTTTTCGGCCTCGCTTACAACGACGGTTGCGTTCCTATTGCCCTTCGCGTAGGCCATGGTTACCGTATTTTCCACGGCGAGGGAGGTCGTCTCTTTCCACCCTTGCGCCTTCATCTTTTGCTTGTAGGAGCTGGCAATCTTTCCAACGCCTTCCTCACTGATGAGGGTAACGTGTAATATATCGCCCGCCGTCATTGTATTGATCACCTTTGTATTTGGATAGATGGGGATGTCCGTCGGAAAGCCTGCGGGAACCTCTGTCGCCGCACCCGCCGTTATCGTCGCCTTCCCTTCCTTATCCGTTATCTGTATCTTTCCCCGGGCAGAATCGACCGTGACCTTGCCGCCGGTACCCTGTTCGATAAGTTTTTCCATTGCCTTTTCTTCAGGACTTTTTCCGCACCCGGGCAGAACGACAACTATCATCAGGATCGCAGCCAAAAAAAGAACACCATTTCTGCACGACATATTCTTCCTCCTCATTGTTTGTTTCCTCTTTTTATCTGAATTGTAAAGGTTGTGCAATAAAAAAAGAGTCGATCAGCCAAGCTCAAAGCTTGTGATCCCGAATACCTTCTCCATCGGGACGGCAGGTATTTCCCTGTTGTACATTCTGCCTGTTTCAAATACGGGCGCCAGGTTCCCATACTGTACGAGCGCAAGGCCGGCAGGATTTGTTGCGGGAACATCCAGAAAAACAGGTGTTCGCGGCGATACCGTTCCTGCCAGGGCATCAAACAATCTCCGGGCGATGTCGAAGGAATCAGCAAAAAGGGGGCCCATTTTAAATCCTGTCTTGCAGGGGCGGATCACACCGTAGCCTTTCAGTTCTGTGTCCTTGAGGAAACCGAGGGATGTGCCGCCGGGCTGCGTGATCCATTGTTCGAGAAAGCGTGCCCGCCGCGCCGGAAAAATGGAGGCGTCATAGGAAACGAGTGCTTCAAAGGCGAGGGTTGTCAGCTCAACGATGCCAGCAGAGCTTGACCCCCCGCCTTTGCCTTCATATCGGGTGTTCCTGTGGGCAAGTGTAAAACCGAACTTTTCATAATTCCCTATCTTCTTTACCACTCCGTCGATACCAATGTTGCGGGTGCCGAGATGGCTCATCGCATGTCTCCCAAGCTCGACGCCATACCATTTTCCGCGCTGTTCTTTTCTGATGATATAGAAACCTATGAACCCGAAGGAGTCCCCATAGGATACCGCTGAAATGCAGCCTATCGGTTCACCGTTCAGTTCTCCCGTGAAAAAACCATGGGGATCCGCGTGGTGGAAGCAAACCGCATCATTCAAGCCGGGGTTCCAGCCTTCCTCGGCTGCCCACTTCACGGCAAGCTCAACATCCTTCCTCTCCATCCGTCTTATAATGAATCCACTCTCAACCATTCGTGTCTTTCCCGTCGATAATGGTTTTTCGTCGCCGGGCTCTGAAGCCTTGCGGCCCCGCCCCTAGATCGCTTCGATCGTTGAAGGCGGCTTTGCGGCGATATTGTAAGTTACGCTTACTACGCCGGGCACTTCCCGGCATATCCTGGAGGCTATCCTTGTCAGCTTCGAGAAGGGCAGGTTTGTCGGAGTCGCCTTGCGGGCATCCACGGAATCCCAGCAGCGCACCTCTATCTGGCGGCCGAAGTCCCTCTTGCCGTCGCGCATCCCCGTCATCCTGTCCTCGTGAAGGATGGCCAGGTACTGAAAGGCCTTCACTTTTGCGAGCTCTTCCTCAACGACGACCGTCGCGAGTCTCACGATCTCCACCTTTTCGGGTGTTATCTCGCCGACGACGCGGGCGGCCAGAGCGGGACCCGGGAAGGGTATGCGTTTGTACATGAAAGCGGGCAGGCCGAGCACTGCTCCAACCTTGCGGACGCCGTCCTTGCGGAGTTGAACAAGAGGTTCGAGGATATGATAGCCGAAGGCCTTCTTCGGATCTATGCCGAGCTGTTCGAAAACGTTATGCTGCCTCTTGATGCCTGCCACCGTCTCGTCGATATCGGTGAGGATCGTCCCCTGGAGAAGGTACTTTGCCTTGCTTTTCGTGACGAGCCTGCCAAAAACATCCTTGTAAAATGTTTGGGTGATGGCCTCGCGTTTCTGCTCCGGGTCGGTTATTCCCTTGAGCGCCTTGAAGAACTTCGCTTTGGCATCGAGGATCTCGATGTTGACGCCAAGACCCTTGAAGATTGACGCTATGCGCTCGGGTTCGTCCTTGCGCATGAGGCCCGTGTCGATGAAATAGGTCTTCAGCCTGTCACCCAACGCCTTGTGGCCCAGCATGGTGACCACCGAGGAATCGACCCCGCCCGACAGGGCGTTGATCGCCACCCCCTTGCCGACGGCGGCGCGTATTTCCTCCACCTTCTCGTCGACAAACTTCTTCACGTTCATCCCCTTTGCCTTGATCTCCCTGGAACCTGCCATACCGCCTCCTTTTAGGTTTTATTGAAACGGGTGATCGATTATGGGTAACAGGGAAACCGTCCATCTTTCCCATTTCCCATTACCTGCCTTATCTTCTATATTTCCCCACTTCCGCGAGGGCCGCAGGGCTCTCATACCCGCTTCAATTGATTCCAGCGGGCAGCCCTCCCGTCGCGGCAATCGCCGATACAACGCAGACGAGGCTGTTGGACCTTACCTTTCCGTCATCCGTCATTGGGCTCTGCCTGCTTTTCTCACGATCGTTTCTCCCTTCCCAGGTTGATGGCACCAAAATTGGCGGCCCCCCACAGGCCGCTGTCCTCGCTCAGCATGAGGGATACGGGGATCTTTTCGAGCATCGCGCCATAGTGGACCGAATGAGTGAATTCCTCCCTGAAATGGTTGTTCACGACGAGGAAGGGGTTTTTCATTGCGACGCCGCCTGCGATAAAGAGACCACCCAGGGTGAGGACGGTGAGCGCATAGTTGCGGCAGGCACGGGCGTAGAAGCGGGCGAAAAGGACGGTCGTCTCCGCCTCCGGGGTAATCTCGGTGACGATCTTTTCCGGCGGGAGCTCGCGACCCGTCAGGAAGGCATGAAGATGGGTGAGGCCCGGTCCGCTCACGACGATATCACCATAGGGATACTCGGCCTGTGTCCTGTCGAGGAGAAAATCCCGGTAGGCCGTTTCGGCGTTTCCATAGAAGGGGAAAGCGGCGTGCCCGGCCTCTGAAGGCAAGGGCAGGAGAGTGTCCCCTTGCGTCGATGCGAGAGCACAGTGCCCGAGACCCGTACCTGCGCCTATCACACCTATGCTGGCGCCTGGCTGCGCCTCGCCGGCCTGCACGATCTCCTTCGTGAGCCGGTCCCCCAGGGGGCAGGCAAAGGCCTGCGCAACGAAATCATTGATGAGGAGTATCTTCGTGCCGACGGTGCGTTCCCGAAGGCCGGATACATCCACTGCCCAGGGGACGTTCGCCAGCTTCGCATAGGTCTCTTCCTTAACTGCCCCGGGCACGGCGAGGACCACGGCATCCCACCGTGCGCCCGCCGGTATCGGACCTTCTCTGTGTGCCTTCTCGATGAGATCGTCAAGGGACGACGCGCTGGCTGTCTTCAGTCTCAGCCCGCCGATGTATGACAGGGTTTCTTTGTCATCGATGGCAAAGTGCGCGAAACGGCTGTTCGTTCCCCCTATGTCCACGGCCATAATATTCTTCATGGTTCCACCTCCCATCTCCGCGCTGTGCGTCTTGCGGCCTCAAGCGGCCTTTCGTGCAACGCACAGAACGAATTCATGCACGACATCGTAGACCCCCTGCCCCGAGCCGCCGCCGGACAGGACTTTTTTGAATCTGGCCTCCATATCCTGTCTCCTGACAGGGTCGAGGGCATCGTAGAAGGCTGTTCCTGCGCCGGACCCGATGAGATGCTCCAGGACGCCCTCCGGCGAGGCGCACCGGAACACGATCCGGCTCTCGGAGATCTCTTCGGGAAGGAGGCCCGTTCTTTCAAGAAGCCGCTCCACCTGGGACCTGCCCTCGGGAAAGTCGAAATGGATACGTTTCTTGAGCACCGAAGGGTCCTCGGCAACAAGTTCACGAAATATTCCCAGCTCCCGGGCGGGCGAATTCTGCCGGTGAACGATAAAGGCGAGACGGCCGCCTTCATCAAGGGATGCCGCAGTGGTCTCAAAGAAAGGCTGAAGGGGGATATATCCCAGGACCCAGCTTGTAAAGACAAGGTCGAAGGGGCCACGCCGCCGCAATGCCCTCAGGGCGTCTCCCTGAAAGAACCGGACGTTGCCGTGGCCTGCAGCGCGGATGCGCTTCCGGGCAACACCTATCATCTCCCGCGATATGTCAGCGGCCGTTATCCCGCAGGAGGGGCCAAAACCCTCCGCCAGAAGCGCTGTAGCATAACCGCTGCCGCATCCTGCCTCGAATATCCTCATGGCCCCCCCGGGCGTCAGTTTTTCCACGAGCTTCCGAACGGGTTTGCCTGCCTCGCTGAGCCAGTGCCGATCGTAATCGCAGCAGATCCTGTCGTAGGCGTGGCGCAGTTCGGCGCTGCCGACACTTGCCGTTGCGCCTCTTTTAACGGTAAAAAAGCGAGGAAGCCTGTGTCTGCGAGGAAGGTGCTCCCCACAAACCTTTTCGGATATCTCTGGCGGAGCCGGTATGGGTCCCTCGGGGATGTGTCCTGCCAGGATATGGCCCACGCAGGATGCCCGGGGTTTCGCGAAATGTCTCCCCATCCGTTCGAGGATAGCCGTCAGGGGCTCCCTTACCGCATTGCCGAAGCTTAGGGGGATGAGATTGCAGGGGCAGACCTCGCCGCTGCCATCGATATAAAGATAGGTGAGCCCCGCTCCGCAGCCGAAGGCATTTTGAGATTCGAGATAGAGAAAAGTGGAGAGTATGGGCAGGTCTTCTCTCGCCGCCACCTCGTGCTGATAGTCGAGAATGAGCTTTCGCCCGGCAGGGTCGAGAACCACGTCGCCTCTGCCCGAGAGCCTCCCCGTGGGGCACGGCTCAAGAAGGTGGACCTCGCGGGCACGTGATCTGCCGGCGAACTCGATGAATCTCATGAAGTTGTCCGGCTTCAGGATCTCCCGGCTGGCCACCGTGACGACGTAAGGGTAAAGGCCGCTCTCGGACGCCGTGTGCAAGGCTCTCAGGGCGGTCCGGAATGCCCCCCGTCTCCCGCGTTTCCTATCATGTTCTTCTGAGTTCATTGAATCGAGGCTGACGCCAATGGCAAAGAGGCCCTTTTCTTTCAGCCTTCTGGCACGATCTTCCGTCAGGCCCGAGCCGGTGGTGTTGAGCATGAGGCAGGACCTGCTGTCGAAAAAGCCCACTATGTCTTCGAGGTCCCTCCGCAGGAGCGGTTCACCTCCGGAGAGGGTGACCATAACGCTGCCGAGCCCGGAAAGCTGACGCGCGATCTTTTCCACGTTGCGAAGGCTGAGGTCGCGCTGTTTCCGCCCGGCATTGTAGCAATGCCAGCACCGGTACCGGCAGCGGTTGGTGACTCCCAATGTGACGGAATAGAGCCTGCGGTTGCCCCGTTCTCCGAGGGCGCCGAAATGCTCCGCGAGATTATCGAATGCGCCGCCGGGAAAGGGAGGAAAATGGGCGTTGACGACGAAACGGCCGTCGAAACTGACAGCCTTCTCACGGGAGAGGTATTCCCTGAAAAAGGCTCCCACGGATGGATGCAAACCGGCAAAAGGCTCCCGTGCGGCAAGCTGACGAAAGAATTCGTCTCCCCTCATATCACCTCGTCATTCGTCACGTCACTGCGTACAGCAGGGGCCGCCTTCCCCGGTCCAGCAGTGAAGGCATAGCTTCTCCCGGGGCAGGCCGATGGCCTCTATCATATCACCGATCTTTTGAAACTTTAGGGTGGTAACGTTGATCTCCCTGGCGATCCACTCGACCATTTTGCGGTACTTTTCCGAGGTGTCATCGAGATATTCCGCAATATCCTCCGTAGGTGCTCCCTCGATATCATTGATGGCCCGGCGGGCGACGAGTTCGTCGATGGACCTCGTGGAAAGGGCGAACTTGCAGTGGAACATGAGAGGCGGACAGGCCGGGCGGACATGTATCTCCTTTGCGCCCGAGTCCCAGAGTTTTACGACGGTGAAATTTTTGAGTTGTGTGCCCCGCACGATGGAATCCTCGCACAGGACGATGCGGTTGCCGGCGATGACGTCCCGAACGGGTATGAGCTTCATGGTGGCCACGAGATCCCGTATCTCCTGAGAGGGTGGGGTATAGCTCCTGCCGTATCCGGGCGTGTATTTGACAAGAGGCCTGCGATAGGGGAGGCCCGACTCCATGGAGTAGCCGATGGCATGGCCGACCCCCGAATCGGGAACACCAGCGACGAGATCGGCCTCCACCTTATCATTCTTGGCGAGAAACCTCCCCGACCGTTCGCGGACCACCTCCACATTTATCCCTTCGTAACTGGAGGCGGGATATCCCGTGTATATCCAGAGAAAGGCACATATCTGGTTGTGGTTCCCGCCGGGTTGCCGCACCTGAAGGCCTGAAGGCCCGATGCTGACGATCTCGCCCGGTTCGAGGTATTTGGTGACATGGAA is a window encoding:
- a CDS encoding glucokinase is translated as MKNIMAVDIGGTNSRFAHFAIDDKETLSYIGGLRLKTASASSLDDLIEKAHREGPIPAGARWDAVVLAVPGAVKEETYAKLANVPWAVDVSGLRERTVGTKILLINDFVAQAFACPLGDRLTKEIVQAGEAQPGASIGVIGAGTGLGHCALASTQGDTLLPLPSEAGHAAFPFYGNAETAYRDFLLDRTQAEYPYGDIVVSGPGLTHLHAFLTGRELPPEKIVTEITPEAETTVLFARFYARACRNYALTVLTLGGLFIAGGVAMKNPFLVVNNHFREEFTHSVHYGAMLEKIPVSLMLSEDSGLWGAANFGAINLGREKRS
- a CDS encoding ATP-binding protein — encoded protein: MAGSREIKAKGMNVKKFVDEKVEEIRAAVGKGVAINALSGGVDSSVVTMLGHKALGDRLKTYFIDTGLMRKDEPERIASIFKGLGVNIEILDAKAKFFKALKGITDPEQKREAITQTFYKDVFGRLVTKSKAKYLLQGTILTDIDETVAGIKRQHNVFEQLGIDPKKAFGYHILEPLVQLRKDGVRKVGAVLGLPAFMYKRIPFPGPALAARVVGEITPEKVEIVRLATVVVEEELAKVKAFQYLAILHEDRMTGMRDGKRDFGRQIEVRCWDSVDARKATPTNLPFSKLTRIASRICREVPGVVSVTYNIAAKPPSTIEAI
- a CDS encoding HAD family phosphatase; this translates as MTSGTCDLDVVLFDFGGVLADEGFAKGLGAIAARNGLNEMDFIGLARELIHTTGYITGQADEHTYWQAIRDRTGITGSDYEFRNEILSRFTPRPWMLDIAKRLKASGIPAVILSDQTNWLDELNEIHAFFKHFDIVFNSYHLGKCKMDPTHFTDTISRLQAAPERMLFIDDSEDHCERARLSGMKAIRFASREQFLKDLSHYCHGIAP
- a CDS encoding DUF6485 family protein, yielding MEKNRAACTCTYDSCSRKGKCCECVAYHRSKKQLPGCFFSKEGEASYDRSYQRFVMENA
- a CDS encoding proline iminopeptidase-family hydrolase, with the translated sequence MGRLRTRGRPYMRKAFAVWLILLAVLCLAACPAADVLTEREGFVEVTGGRVWYRIVGSGNETPVILLHGGPGSASDYLKPLEKLAVDRPVIFYDQLGSGRSDRPADRTLWRIERFVEELSRVRAALKLKDIHLYGHSWGTMIAVDYMLTKPAGVKSLILASPCLSVKRWVEDADALILQMPLQIRRVIRHHEREGTTGSKEYEQAVGEYLKRHLCRLDPWPPGLLQAFNMSNQEIYGIMWGPSEFHPTGNLKTYERVSRLREIRVPTFFTAGRYDEATPGATEWYRSHVPDSSLQIFEKSAHLPMFEEPETYLESIRGFLKKEK
- a CDS encoding putative metallopeptidase, giving the protein MGLRYDEVNDHVMDLLKEVRSQDFPELVNAKIKVLFDLKKRKSGGMVVLARIIKTNDLVRHLTRNGVDIIEGYDYIITLDKKCWDNITDLDRVKILRHELRHTFFDIEVDDNPYKLLNHSISDFYEEVELNKNDPRWRERVATLTEDIYEQEKEARTEKKRKKTRE
- a CDS encoding GNAT family N-acetyltransferase; its protein translation is MVESGFIIRRMERKDVELAVKWAAEEGWNPGLNDAVCFHHADPHGFFTGELNGEPIGCISAVSYGDSFGFIGFYIIRKEQRGKWYGVELGRHAMSHLGTRNIGIDGVVKKIGNYEKFGFTLAHRNTRYEGKGGGSSSAGIVELTTLAFEALVSYDASIFPARRARFLEQWITQPGGTSLGFLKDTELKGYGVIRPCKTGFKMGPLFADSFDIARRLFDALAGTVSPRTPVFLDVPATNPAGLALVQYGNLAPVFETGRMYNREIPAVPMEKVFGITSFELG
- a CDS encoding GGGtGRT protein is translated as MALFENYDRRIGLINATLNKYGITSIEEAKKICDSKGVDPYKIAKETQPICFENVGWAYIVGASIAIKRGCTKAADAAEAIGEGLQAFCIPGSVADDRKVGLGHGNLAAMLLREDTRCFAFLAGHESFAAAEGAIGIAKSANKVRHQPLQVVLNGLGKDAAQIISRINGFTYVRTKFDYHSGKLEIVESRPYSKGDKAAVRCYGADDVREGVAIMHHEKVDVSITGNSTNPTRFQHPVAGTYKKECNGANRKYFSVASGGGTGRTLHPDNMAAGPASYGMTDTMGRMHSDAQFAGSSSVPAHVEMMGFLGMGNNPMVGATVAVAVAVEQAGK